A window of the Pangasianodon hypophthalmus isolate fPanHyp1 chromosome 12, fPanHyp1.pri, whole genome shotgun sequence genome harbors these coding sequences:
- the ldb3b gene encoding LIM domain-binding protein 3b gives MSNYTITLGGPAPWGFRLQGGKDFNMPLTISRITPGSKAANGNLAQGDIITAIDGVSTEGMTHLEAQNKIKLATTKLTLSMQKSRRPAPVPTATPRMDSPMPVIPHQKVIANTAANQEYVPSFNPIALKDSALSTHKPIEVKGPGGKATIIHAQYNTPISMYSQDAIMDAIAGQAQARGSDLSGEDTAGSPLGSFLVKDPLVDSASPVYQAVIKSEDKENELSDWARRAANLQSKSFRILAHVTGTEYLQDPDEEALRKSRERFESEVKGPRFAKLKNWHHGLSAQILNVQE, from the exons ATGAGCAATTACACAATAACTCTGGGTGGACCTGCACCATGGGGCTTCAGACTGCAGGGAGGCAAAGACTTCAACATGCCCCTTACAATCTCAAGG ATCACACCGGGCAGCAAGGCAGCTAATGGAAACCTGGCCCAAGGTGACATCATTACAGCCATCGATGGGGTCAGCACTGAAGGCATGACCCATCTGGAGGCCCAGAACAAGATCAAATTAGCCACTACCAAACTGACCCTCAGCATgcaaaa ATCAAGACGTCCAGCCCCTGTGCCCACAGCTACGCCAAGAATGGACTCGCCCATGCCAGTTATTCCTCACCAGAAG GTCATTGCGAACACAGCTGCCAA CCAAGAGTACGTTCCCAGCTTCAACCCTATTGCACTGAAGGACTCTGCTCTGTCCACTCACAAGCCTATTGAGGTGAAGGGCCCGGGAGGCAAAGCCACCATCATCCATGCTCAGTACAACACTCCCATCAGCATGTACTCACAGGATGCCATCATGGACGCCATCGCCGGCCAGGCTCAGGCAAGAGGCAGCGATCTGAG TGGTGAAGATACTGCTGGATCTCCACTAGG TTCATTCCTTGTCAAAGATCCTCTGGTGGACAGTGCCTCTCCAGTATACCAGGCTGTGATAAAGTCAGAGGATAAAGAGAACGAGCTTTCTGACTGGGCTCGTCGCGCTGCCAACCTGCAGTCCAAGTCTTTCCGTATCCTCGCGCACGTCACAGGGACCGAATACT TGCAAGATCCAGATGAGGAGGCTCTCAGGAAATCAAG GGAGAGATTTGAATCAGAGGTAAAAGGCCCACGATTTGCCAAACTGAAAAACTGGCACCATGGCCTGTCTGCACAGATCCTGAACGTCCAAGAATAA